TTGTTTTAACAGTATCTATTATATGTGACCCGTTAATTGCTCCGAGTCCCCAAACGAGAGAGAGTAGTGAATAGAGCAGAAGGCTTTCTATTGGAAAAGCAAAGTATAGAAAGAGGCCGTAAGTTAGAATCGCAAAAACTTGGCTAGAGAGCTTTGCTTTGATTGAGAGTTCAAATTTATCATCTAGATAACCTTGAATTGTTAAGATAAAAACTCCAAGTATGTAACCAAGGGCAGAGAATTTATCACTGGTATTAACTATATCGCTTGAATAGATATTGTGCATAACTATTATATTTGAAAATGCCATTCCAAGCCCACCGAGAAGTATAGTCTTCTTTTCAGAGTCTCTTGATGGAATATGAATTAAATCTTTTATTAAAGGGCTTTTAACTGAGCTAGAAATATAGACTAAGAATAAGAAGGCAAAGTTTAGTATCAGAACTAAAAATAAGAAGCCTGTATTTCCTAAAATGAATTGATTCAGCTCTATACTTGTCATCTCTATCCTAGAATAAGAGTAGGTTAAGAAAGTTAAGATCAATAAATTAACTTTATTAACTTTCCCTGTATATCAATAAGTTATACCATGTATTCGTACTGGGATCCACTATTTATAAGGAGAGTTAGGGATAAGTGATGAAGAGGCTACTTAACTCTTTGAATTTAGAATTAGCTTTTCTGGGATAAAAAAAGGCCCTTCGAAAAGGGCCTATTATTTGATTGGTTTATTACTCTTGTAAAAGCTCTTTAGGGACGCCTTTTGGGATCGCGCTGAGCAGTTTTTGAGTGTATGGATCTTTAGGATTTTTGTAGATTTCGTCAGAGGACGCATACTCAACAATTTGGCCTTTATTCATTACACAGATCTCATCAGAGATGTATTTAACAACAGAGAGGTCGTGAGAAATGAAAATATAAGTCAAATCAAACTCGTCCTGAAGGTCCTGTAGTAGATTTAGAACCTGAGCTTGTACCGAAACGTCTAGAGCAGAAACTGATTCATCACAAATGATGAATTCAGGCTTTAGCCCAAGTGCTCTTGCGATACAGATTCTTTGTCTTTGACCACCAGAGAACTCATGAGGGTATCTATTTAAGTGATCGCCCTTTAGTCCTACCTTCTCTAGTAAATCAGCAGCAACTTGGTATCTTTCTTTCTTAGAGTTACCAATATTATGAATAACCATTGGCTCTGTAATGATATCTCCAATCGTCATTCTTGGATTAAGAGAAGAGTAAGGATCTTGGAAGATGATCTGCATCTTTCTTCTAAGCAGTCTCATTTCTTCTGGTGAAATCTTAGTGATATCCTGACCGTGATAGAGAACTTCTCCACCTGTCGGTTCGATTAGTCTTAAAATAGCTCTTCCTAATGTTGTTTTTCCACAACCAGATTCACCAACAAGACCAAGAGTTCTACCTTTTCTCACTTTAATATTAATATCATCTACGGCTTTGAATTGATCAACAGTTCTTCCAAAAAGTCCGCCCTTGATAGGGAAGTATTTCTTAAAGTTTTTAATTTCAAGAATTACTGGATTTTCTTCTTCGCTGATTGGTCTCGCCACTTTAATTTCTTTCTTAAGAGGCTCTAGGTCAGCTTCATTAGTAGCAACTCCACCCACAAAGTCTTCAACAGTGAGAAGTCTTTTTGTATTTTCAACGAGAGAAGGTCTACAGGCAAGCAGCCCTTTAGTATATGGATGCTGTGGGTTTTCAAACAGTTTCTTTGTCGTATTCTTTTCAACAAGGTCACCACGGAACATAACAGCTACTTCGTCAGCGATATCTGCGATTACTGCAAGGTCGTGCGTAATAAAGAGCATCGACATTCCATGCTTTCTTTGAAGATCAAACATGAGCTCGAGAACTTGCTTTTGAATTGTTACATCAAGAGCTGTCGTAGGTTCATCACAAATAAGTAATTCTGGTTCACAGGCCATGGCCATGGCAATCATGACTCTTTGTTTTTGACCACCAGACATTTGGTGAGGATATTTATTTACTGACTCTGATGGTGAAGGAATTCCAACTTCATCTAAGAGTTCAATGGTTCTCTTTCTTGCTTCTTTCTTGGACTTCCCTTGGTGAAGTACTAGAACTTCATCAATTTGATTCCCAACAGTGTAAACAGGATTTAGAGAAGTCATCGGTTCTTGAAAAATCATTCCGATTTTATTTCCACGAATTTTTCTCATTTGATCTTGGCTCATTTTAGTGAGGTCTTGACCGTGAAAGAGTATTTCGCCTTCTGAAATTCTACCTGGAGGATTAGGAATAAGACCCATGATTGCAAGAGAGGTTACAGACTTCCCTGAACCTGACTCACCAACGAGTCCTACAGTCTTTCCTTTTGGGATATCTAAACTGAGGCTTTTTACAGCGCGAATTGTTTCGTCCTCAGATTTAAATTCAATAGTTAAATTTTTAATACTTAAAATGTTTTCTGACATAGATCTACCGGTTTCGTTAATATAATCAGTAAATTAAGTTTTTATATTAAAGAGAGGCAATAGACAACCGTTCTTCTTTTTGCTACGTGTCTATAGGCGGTCTATCTCATTGAAATAAGGCAATTTGTAAGTGAGCATAGAAAAAGATTTTATAGAAAATTAAAGTTTGTGCTCATTGTCTATTGCATCTGGTGATACAATTTTTCTTGAGGTTAATATGAAAAGTATCTTAATTGTTGATGATGAAGTTCAAATTTGTGAAATGATGGCCGATCTACTTGAGTCTAGGGGTTACTCGATTCAAATGGCTCATAGCGGTAATGAGGGAGTAAAGCTTTTTCAGCAGTCGTCATTCGATTTAATTGTGAGTGATGTTCGTATGCCTGATGGCGATGGTTTTGAGTTGGCGAGACAGATAGGTGAAATAGATGAAAATTTTAAGAAAATAATTTTTGTCACAGGCTATCTTGATGTGGAAACAACACCGATTCCAGGCAATGTGAAAAAATATTTTAAAAAACCTGTTCGTTTTAAAGAGTTGATAAGTTTTATAGAAGAGCTTTTAGACGAAGATTAGTCCCCAAGGGAGAAATTCCCTCGGGGTATCTTTGTAAATTAAATGTCAGAATCAGAGTCAGCAGAATTAATTACTGAAGTATCTTCTTCTTCTTCGATTGTAGTAGTTGTAGAAGGTGCTTCTTCTTCATCGCTGATATAAGCTGGCGAAGAAGTCGTGCTTGTATCTTCTATTGTAGAAGTCTCTGAATCATCAGCGAACGTTGGTAAGCTTACGAACATTGCAAGTAGGCTTAGGATCATAAAGATTGTAACTGAATTCTTTCTTTGGTTTTTCATAAAATCTCCTTAATTATTTCTTTCTCATTTTTCTTGGAACAGATTGGCAAATTTTTACTTTCTTTGACTCTGTCAGTTTGTCTTTCTTTGCGATCTTTAGACAGAATCCTTCTCTCTTGTGCCCAGAGACATCGCTACATGAAATCTCAAGATGTTTCTTGGGATTGCATTTTGCCTTGGCAAAAGTGTTTGTTGATACTGCTATCATTAGAATAATAGTTGCAAGAATCGTCTTCATTTATCTCTCCATCGTCATAGACTGGTCTAATTATCGTGTAGTTCAAAAAATAATAAAAATCGTTTTAATTGCTGAAATAATTAGTTTAAAGTTAATTGAGGTCAATTATGGAAAGATTAAATTTTAACCACTTATACTACTTCTATATTGTGGCAAAAGAGGGCTCAATAAAGGCAGCTTCAGAGAAGCTCTTCGTGTCTCAGCCGACAATTAGTGATCAGATAAAACTGCTTGAGGACTATTTTGATTGCCAGCTGTTTGAGAGAAGAAATAGAAGTCTATTTCTATCAACGGAAGGAGAGTTTGCCCTTAATTATGCTGAGGGGATCTTCTCTCAAGGTAGAGAGTTGACTAGGCGACTTCGTAATCAGATACAGATTCCTAAAAAGTCTATTGATATTGGTGTGACACACTTCATGTCGCATCACTTTCTTTATGAAACAATTCTACCTCTCTTTAATCAAGAGGAGATTGTTGTCAACGTGAAAGAGGGACAAAAGCATTTGCTATTAGCAGACTTAGAAGAAGAAAATTTGGATATGGTTTTCACTGATGGGCAAGACTTAACATCAAGTTCTATGAGTTCTTATCGGATAGGGGTCAATAAGACTTATGTCGTGGCCCATAAGAAATATCAAAAGTACAAGAAAGGCTTTCCCGAATCTTTGGCAAAACTTCCTTTTTTTAACTATACAAAAAACTCTTACTTAAAATATGAAATAGAGTTATTCTTTTCAAAAAATTCCATTACTCCAAAAGTTATTGGAGAAGGGGATGATAGAGACTTAATGGAGATGGTTACGGTTCAAGGACTTGCTTTTACGATTGTTCCTGAAGCCGCAAAACAGAAGTTTTGTACCAACAAAAATTTGATTGTTCTGGGAGAGATTGCAGAGCTTCAAACCTCTGTTTGGGGAATTATCAAAAAGAATTATACTGGATATGGGTACCAGTTATTGAAAAATAAGCTTTAGTGGTTTGGAGTTATAATGAAAAATGAAATAGAAGTATTTAAGCCAGATGGATTTGAGGTAGAAAAGCACTTTTATCCAAAATCATTAAATTCACATTTACATTCAATGGTTGGGCATTTCTTTACTTTAAATCATTCCCGTATTGTAAATCGTTACGTTCATCTAAATCCTCAAGTTTGCCCTGAAGCCTTAGATAAATTGTTAAAGTATCAATCGAGTAATTTTCACTGGGGTGGAGCCGATTTATTCTATGTTGCAACTGAAACTGGAAATAGGAAAATGGTTGTTCTAGAGACAAATTCATGTCCATCGGGACAAAAGTCCATGCCTGCTGCATCTGAGTCAGACGAGTACCGAGGGTATAAGTCTCTAATTGAAAATTCTTTTATTCCTCTCTTGAAAAAGAGAAGGCTTCCGACAGGAAAGATTGCTGTTATTTATGATAAAAACCATATGGAAACATCTGGCTATGCGGCAACCATCGCAGATTTAACAGGGGAAGAAGTTCTATTAGTGTCTCATTATAACGGAAGTGATTCCCTAATTAGTTTTAATGATGGGGTCATGCATGTTCTTCACGAGGGCAAGCAGGTTCCTATTAAAGCGGCTTTTAGATATGTGACACAAAAGCCTTGGAATAGAATTCCTATAGAAACAAAGACTCTGATCTATAACCCAACGCTTATTTGCTTATCAGGAGGAAGAAATAAGCTTTTGGCAAATAAGGCCTATGAACTTTTTAATTCAGAGATTGCTGAGTCTGGCTTGAAGATTCTTATGCCTGAAACGATTAAAGATGTTTCTAGATTAGAAATTCCTCTTTGGGTGAAAAAGTTTGGTGGTAAGGCCGTTATTAAAAACCCTTATTCAAATGCAGGGCAAGGTGTTTACACAATAACTTCTGAATATGAACTAGATGAATTTATGAAGCTAGATCATGATTATGATCAATTCATTGTTCAGAGCTTAATTGGTCACTATAACTGGAGTTCTACAACTCAATCAGGAAAGTACTTTCATATTGGAACAATTCCAAATAAGAAAGGAAAGACATTCATTGCAGATCTTCGGGTCTTAGTTTACTCAACACCAAAAGGCTTCTATCCGTGTGCCATTTATGCTCGTAGGGCGAAGAGCCCTCTGGAATCAAGTATAGAGGGAAATAGTTGGGAAGTTCTAGGAACAAATCTTTCTGAAAAATTAGGTGATAATAAATGGTCTTCTGATACTTCAAGGCTACTTCTTATGGATAGAAAAGATTTTAACACCTTAGGTATTGGAACAGATGATCTTATTGAGGCTTATATACAAACAGTGCTTACAATTATTGCAATAGATAAAATGTCTCTTAATCTTGTTAATAAGAAGGGCAACTTTAGAAAGAAGTTATTTAGGTCTCTTGATAATGATAAATCCCTTATGAATGAGATTATGATTTAGAGGAAAATATGGAAAAAATTTTAACAGTAAAAACGAAAGAAGATTTAAAAATAGCCTCATTGAAAAGAGGGCAAGTTCATAGATTGCAAATTCACGTTGCAGATAATTCATTAGGAGTTCCTTGGAAGGTACCTATTGTGATTATTCGTGGAATGGAAAAAGGGGCAACTCTAGGAGTTACCGCTGCTCTACACGGAGATGAGTTAAATGGAATATCGACAATCTTTAAATTGATAGAGAATGTTAATCCTAAGAAACTCAAGGGAACTCTAGTTCTTGTGCCTATATGTAATACTCCAGGATATCTTCTTAATCAGAGACAATTTTCTGACAATGTAGATCTTAACCGGATTATGCCAGGTCAGCCAGAGGGAAGCCCGAGTAAAATTTATGCCCACCATTTTATCAATAAAATTGTTTCTAAATTTGATTACTTATTAGATCTGCATACTGCAAGTCATGGACGTGTTAATAGTCTCTATATAAGAGCAGATATTGAAGATGAGGAGTGTCAACGTTTAGCTTATCTACAAAATCCTCAAATCATTGTAAAAAAATATGATGAAGAGGGAACTCTTAGAAGCTGGGCAAATAAGAACGGTATTCCAGCAATTACTATTGAAATTGGAAACCCTAACGCCTTTCAACACACTCTGATTGATGAGACTTTGGAAGGAATTCTAAATACAATGAAATTTCTTAAAATGGTTGAAGGGGAGGTTCAGGACTTAGTCACTAATGCAGTTGTCTGTGATGAGTCTTACTGGATCAATTCTACCAAGGGAGGAGTTGTAGATGTTCTTCCAGGGCTAACGGATACAGTGAAGAAGGGACAATTAATTGCTATCGTCTATGATGTATTTGGACAAATAAAAGAAGAGATCGTTGCTGATCGTGCAGGAATTGTTATCGGTAAGAATACAAGGCCAAATTGCGATGCAGGTACTAGGCTTGTGCATTTAGGAATTGGATTTATTGATCCATTACCAGAAGAGATCCCAGGCCACGACGAGTATGAAGAGCATGCATAGTGAAGCTCTTCTTTTTCTCGTTAATATTTCTTAGTCAAATATCAGTCACTGCAAAAGTTCCAACTATTGCAGTGGCCACTAACTTTAATCATGCGATGAACTCTATCGTCGAAAAGTTCGAAAGAAAATATAAGAAGAAAATTCAAGTGAGTTATGGATCAACTGGAAGTCTTTATTCTCAGATAATATTGGGGGCTCCTTTTGATGCTTTCTTTTCTGCTGATACAAAGACTATTGATCTTCTAATTAAAGAAGATATTGGAATTAAGGAAACAAAGATCTCTTATGCTTTGGGCTCACTTGTTTTTCTCTGTGAAAAGTGTCCAAGGCCCTTTGATTGGCGAGAGATTATAACTAAGAGTGATTCAAAAATAGCTATAGCAAATCCAAAGCTTGCTCCTTATGGGCAAGCCGCGAATGAGGTAGTAGAGAGTTTAGGGGACTCTAGTAGTGTTAGAGAGAGATTTGTTTTCGGTTCAAGTATTGGACAAGCATTTCAATTCATAAGAACTGGAAATATTCCTTTTGGTTTTGTTGCAAAGTCTTTAGTTATTGCTGATCATCTGGATAAGTCTAAGTATCAAGAAGTTTCAATGAAATTATACACTCCTATAGAGCAGGGAGCCGTTATTTTAAAGAAAACGAAACTTCTTAATGAAGTAGAACTCTTCTTTTCATTTTTAAAATCAAAAGAAGTAAGAGAAATTATTTTAAATAATGGATACTTATTAAAAGAGATTGCTGATGCCAAGTAGTGAATCAATTATTCTCACTTTAAAAGTTGCTCTTTGTACAACTTTTCTTCTTCTTCTCATTTCAACTCCACTTGCTTGGTGGGTTATTGGACTTAAGAAGAAATACCGAATTCTTATCGAATCCCTCTTGGCGCTGCCTTTAATACTCCCTCCAACTGTTCTAGGCTTTTACTTACTAATCATTCTAAATCCAAATGGAATGATTGCGACTTTTTTTAAAGCATTAGGACATTCAGGACAATTAACTTTTAATTTTACAGGTCTTGTTATCGGTTCAGTGATTTACTCTCTACCATTCACTGTGCAACCTTTAATTAATTCCTTTTCAAAAGTCCCTAAGATTTATCTTGATTCAGCAAGATTAATGGGGGCGAGTGGACTTGATCGCTTTAGAAGTATAGTAATTCCTTTAAGCAAGAGTGGCTTTGTTCTTGGGGGAATTTTGAGCTTTGCTCATACCATTGGTGAGTTTGGCGTGGTGATGATGATTGGAGGGAATATCCCAGGAGTAACTAGAGTTGTCTCTATTGATATTTTTAATCATGTGGAGGCCCTTGAGTTTAAAGAGGCACATCAGCTCTCTTTGATTATGCTGCTCTTTTCTTTAATTATCTTAATTGTTATTTATTCAATCAATTCTTCAAAGAGAGTTACTAATGATTGAAGGTAACTTTACTGTAAATTATCCCGGATTTAGTTTATCAACTGGTAATTTCAAAATTAGAGAAAATGAAATCACTATAATTTACGGTGACTCGGGAAGTGGGAAATCAACATTTCTAAATTGCATTGCTGGAATTGAAAAAGGCTATAGTGGTGAGATAAGTTTGAAAGAAGAGTCTGTAATAGGTTACGTCTTTCAGAGAAGCTCTCTCTTTCCTCATCTCAATGTTAGAGAGAATTTAGAATATTCCTATCGAAGATGTATTGAGCCTCAATATAGTTTTGAAGAAATTGTGAATCTCCTAAGTATGAGAGAATTACTTGATAAAGACATTGAGGATCTTTCGGGGGGAGAAATTCAAAGAGTCTCAATTGGAAGGTCTATTCTCTCTTCTCCTGATATTCTTTTAATGGATGAGCCTTTGAGCGCTCTTCACTCAGACGCGAAGTCTGAAATTATTCAATTGATTCTCAGTATTAGAAAGAGAATTAAAATTCCTATTTTAATTGTAACTCATTCTAGGAGTGAGTTAGTTTCACTTTGTGATAGCGCAATCTATATTAAGAGAAATTCTCCAATAGAGCAGTTAAGTAGAGAAGAGGTCCTCTTAAGAATTGATAGTAGAGGACCTATTAATTTTATCCCTAATGAAATGGTGAAAAAATTTAATCTAAAAATAGCACTTAATAGCTTTGAAGGTTTAATCATTCACTCTGCAAATATTCTAGTAATGAAAGCTAACTTCGAAGGCCCTATTTTTTCAAATCATTTAAGATGTTTTCTTTCTAGTGTTAGTGATTTTGATGAGTCGTTTGTTATTTTGGAATTAGAATATTTTGAAAACAATTTTCTCTATTCAAAATTAAGCAAAGAAAATTTTAAATCACTCTCTATCTCAATAGGAGAGGGGCTTGTGGCGCTTTTTGGCCCCGAATCACATATCGTTTAAGTCGGACTTTGCGCACTGCTCGTTTAAAGTTGACAAAAACTTGATCACTTTTGACACTGATTTTCCAAGACGACTCCAGATTTTCTTACATTGTCGTACCGGGCCGAGGCCCTTTGTTAGTCTTATGTAAGAGACTTTCTTACTCTGATTATCATATGCTTTATGTGAGGATAAGCAGGAAGCTTAGACTCTTACACACACAACTCAACTGACAGGAAGTTTATTGAGTAAATGACCATTAGGGTCACTACCTTCAAGGAGGGAGATATGTACATGGCAATCGCTGTAGAAAACTCACACCATCCTGCTAACC
This sequence is a window from Halobacteriovorax sp. JY17. Protein-coding genes within it:
- the modA gene encoding molybdate ABC transporter substrate-binding protein; this translates as MKLFFFSLIFLSQISVTAKVPTIAVATNFNHAMNSIVEKFERKYKKKIQVSYGSTGSLYSQIILGAPFDAFFSADTKTIDLLIKEDIGIKETKISYALGSLVFLCEKCPRPFDWREIITKSDSKIAIANPKLAPYGQAANEVVESLGDSSSVRERFVFGSSIGQAFQFIRTGNIPFGFVAKSLVIADHLDKSKYQEVSMKLYTPIEQGAVILKKTKLLNEVELFFSFLKSKEVREIILNNGYLLKEIADAK
- a CDS encoding LysR family transcriptional regulator, which translates into the protein MERLNFNHLYYFYIVAKEGSIKAASEKLFVSQPTISDQIKLLEDYFDCQLFERRNRSLFLSTEGEFALNYAEGIFSQGRELTRRLRNQIQIPKKSIDIGVTHFMSHHFLYETILPLFNQEEIVVNVKEGQKHLLLADLEEENLDMVFTDGQDLTSSSMSSYRIGVNKTYVVAHKKYQKYKKGFPESLAKLPFFNYTKNSYLKYEIELFFSKNSITPKVIGEGDDRDLMEMVTVQGLAFTIVPEAAKQKFCTNKNLIVLGEIAELQTSVWGIIKKNYTGYGYQLLKNKL
- a CDS encoding ATP-binding cassette domain-containing protein, producing MIEGNFTVNYPGFSLSTGNFKIRENEITIIYGDSGSGKSTFLNCIAGIEKGYSGEISLKEESVIGYVFQRSSLFPHLNVRENLEYSYRRCIEPQYSFEEIVNLLSMRELLDKDIEDLSGGEIQRVSIGRSILSSPDILLMDEPLSALHSDAKSEIIQLILSIRKRIKIPILIVTHSRSELVSLCDSAIYIKRNSPIEQLSREEVLLRIDSRGPINFIPNEMVKKFNLKIALNSFEGLIIHSANILVMKANFEGPIFSNHLRCFLSSVSDFDESFVILELEYFENNFLYSKLSKENFKSLSISIGEGLVALFGPESHIV
- a CDS encoding succinylglutamate desuccinylase/aspartoacylase family protein — translated: MEKILTVKTKEDLKIASLKRGQVHRLQIHVADNSLGVPWKVPIVIIRGMEKGATLGVTAALHGDELNGISTIFKLIENVNPKKLKGTLVLVPICNTPGYLLNQRQFSDNVDLNRIMPGQPEGSPSKIYAHHFINKIVSKFDYLLDLHTASHGRVNSLYIRADIEDEECQRLAYLQNPQIIVKKYDEEGTLRSWANKNGIPAITIEIGNPNAFQHTLIDETLEGILNTMKFLKMVEGEVQDLVTNAVVCDESYWINSTKGGVVDVLPGLTDTVKKGQLIAIVYDVFGQIKEEIVADRAGIVIGKNTRPNCDAGTRLVHLGIGFIDPLPEEIPGHDEYEEHA
- a CDS encoding response regulator; translated protein: MKSILIVDDEVQICEMMADLLESRGYSIQMAHSGNEGVKLFQQSSFDLIVSDVRMPDGDGFELARQIGEIDENFKKIIFVTGYLDVETTPIPGNVKKYFKKPVRFKELISFIEELLDED
- a CDS encoding ABC transporter ATP-binding protein; translation: MSENILSIKNLTIEFKSEDETIRAVKSLSLDIPKGKTVGLVGESGSGKSVTSLAIMGLIPNPPGRISEGEILFHGQDLTKMSQDQMRKIRGNKIGMIFQEPMTSLNPVYTVGNQIDEVLVLHQGKSKKEARKRTIELLDEVGIPSPSESVNKYPHQMSGGQKQRVMIAMAMACEPELLICDEPTTALDVTIQKQVLELMFDLQRKHGMSMLFITHDLAVIADIADEVAVMFRGDLVEKNTTKKLFENPQHPYTKGLLACRPSLVENTKRLLTVEDFVGGVATNEADLEPLKKEIKVARPISEEENPVILEIKNFKKYFPIKGGLFGRTVDQFKAVDDINIKVRKGRTLGLVGESGCGKTTLGRAILRLIEPTGGEVLYHGQDITKISPEEMRLLRRKMQIIFQDPYSSLNPRMTIGDIITEPMVIHNIGNSKKERYQVAADLLEKVGLKGDHLNRYPHEFSGGQRQRICIARALGLKPEFIICDESVSALDVSVQAQVLNLLQDLQDEFDLTYIFISHDLSVVKYISDEICVMNKGQIVEYASSDEIYKNPKDPYTQKLLSAIPKGVPKELLQE
- the modB gene encoding molybdate ABC transporter permease subunit, with protein sequence MPSSESIILTLKVALCTTFLLLLISTPLAWWVIGLKKKYRILIESLLALPLILPPTVLGFYLLIILNPNGMIATFFKALGHSGQLTFNFTGLVIGSVIYSLPFTVQPLINSFSKVPKIYLDSARLMGASGLDRFRSIVIPLSKSGFVLGGILSFAHTIGEFGVVMMIGGNIPGVTRVVSIDIFNHVEALEFKEAHQLSLIMLLFSLIILIVIYSINSSKRVTND